The following are encoded together in the Candidatus Woesebacteria bacterium genome:
- a CDS encoding glutamate--tRNA ligase → MVRTRFAPSPTGFLHIGSLRTALYAYALAKRENGVFVLRIEDTDQKREVEGSVDALKKTLEKFGLFWDEYFVQSDRLGLYKSAAQKLLSEGHAFYCQCDPKNAKEKGYSSELRDPCRDKNYTSGAVKLLVPENKLLSYYDFVHKKEISWKTDTVYDATLLKSDGFPTYHLAVAVDDLDMKITHILRGHDWMPSTPIHLLVFEYLGGQRPEIGHLTDILSSDTGKKLSKRRDSVFVEQFIDEGYLPEALLNFVMLLGWAPKDNREIYSLTEFTQAFDVHGFQEANPKFLRNKLDWMNGQYMQKLTVEDMGSKISDFFKGKFDKNTVATIVPLIQTRIKTLKNFEEIAGFFFDKPRVDTNLLSENYASHLSDALETFKNIDKWELENINEKLNQLIESKAYKTGEFFMNLRIAITGKKFTPPINESIEVIGKKETIERLSNVLSQNEK, encoded by the coding sequence ATGGTAAGAACAAGATTTGCACCAAGTCCGACAGGTTTTTTACATATTGGAAGCTTAAGAACGGCATTATATGCATATGCTTTAGCAAAGCGTGAAAATGGTGTATTTGTGCTCAGAATTGAAGACACCGATCAGAAAAGAGAGGTTGAGGGGTCAGTAGATGCACTGAAAAAAACACTAGAAAAGTTTGGACTTTTCTGGGATGAATATTTTGTTCAATCAGATCGTCTTGGTCTGTATAAATCGGCAGCGCAAAAATTGTTATCCGAAGGTCATGCTTTTTATTGTCAATGTGATCCCAAAAATGCCAAAGAAAAAGGTTATTCAAGTGAATTAAGAGATCCGTGCAGAGATAAAAACTACACATCTGGGGCAGTAAAATTACTTGTGCCGGAAAACAAATTACTTTCTTATTACGATTTTGTTCATAAAAAGGAAATTTCCTGGAAAACAGATACGGTATACGATGCGACCTTGCTTAAATCTGATGGATTTCCTACATATCATCTGGCTGTTGCAGTTGATGATCTTGATATGAAAATTACTCACATCCTCCGAGGTCATGATTGGATGCCTTCGACTCCGATACATTTATTGGTGTTTGAGTATCTGGGTGGACAACGACCCGAAATTGGACATCTTACCGACATTTTGTCTTCCGATACGGGAAAAAAGTTATCCAAAAGAAGAGACAGTGTTTTTGTGGAACAATTCATTGATGAGGGATACTTGCCTGAAGCTTTACTTAATTTCGTTATGCTATTGGGTTGGGCGCCAAAGGACAATCGGGAAATCTATTCTTTGACGGAATTTACACAAGCATTTGATGTGCATGGTTTTCAGGAAGCTAACCCAAAATTTCTAAGAAATAAACTTGACTGGATGAATGGACAGTACATGCAAAAATTAACGGTAGAAGATATGGGGTCAAAAATTTCTGATTTTTTCAAAGGTAAATTTGACAAGAACACGGTTGCGACAATTGTTCCACTTATTCAGACAAGAATTAAAACCTTAAAAAACTTTGAAGAAATTGCAGGATTTTTCTTTGATAAACCCAGAGTTGATACCAATCTACTAAGCGAAAATTACGCTTCGCATTTAAGTGATGCTTTGGAGACATTTAAAAATATTGATAAGTGGGAATTAGAAAATATCAATGAAAAACTTAATCAACTAATTGAAAGTAAGGCGTATAAAACAGGAGAGTTTTTCATGAACTTGCGTATCGCCATAACCGGTAAAAAATTTACACCTCCCATAAATGAGTCGATTGAAGTGATCGGCAAAAAAGAGACAATTGAAAGACTCAGCAATGTACTGTCCCAAAATGAAAAGTAA
- a CDS encoding D-alanyl-D-alanine carboxypeptidase → MKEVTISTPKLRKKPLAVKHKTKPKAKNFPSVLKYTLKQNVLFLAIYTFVFLVAVNILLNESATENKRHTTSPTTQVLAAYNIQTEIRPLLINDHDLAFPIISAQGVLVIDFDSGEQLYAKNSDKLLLPASTVKIMTALITLENMQGEKSITVGEVDVDGQKMNLYEGQEINVDNLVKALLVYSANDAAEVLASNYAGGREAFVNDMNSKIKDLGLSDTIYTNPTGIDGTSQVTSAHDLIALSKYALTNPKFAEIVNKENVQIYNANGELFRTLHTTNDLLGKVEGVQGVKTGWTKNARENLVTYVDRKGRKILIAVLGSQDRFGETKELITWVYDNYEWVEVPVVDDEHSLQ, encoded by the coding sequence ATGAAAGAAGTTACCATATCCACCCCGAAATTACGAAAGAAACCCCTGGCCGTAAAACACAAGACCAAACCAAAGGCTAAAAATTTCCCCAGTGTTTTGAAGTATACACTTAAGCAAAACGTATTATTTCTGGCAATATACACTTTTGTGTTTTTGGTTGCTGTTAATATTCTTTTAAATGAGAGTGCTACAGAAAATAAAAGACATACTACTTCTCCAACGACTCAAGTACTTGCCGCATATAATATCCAAACCGAAATACGTCCGCTCCTAATTAACGATCACGATTTGGCGTTTCCGATAATTTCCGCGCAAGGTGTTTTGGTTATTGACTTTGATTCGGGAGAACAGCTGTATGCCAAAAATTCCGATAAACTTCTTTTGCCTGCATCAACAGTTAAGATAATGACTGCTTTGATAACACTTGAAAATATGCAGGGAGAAAAATCCATAACAGTCGGGGAAGTTGATGTCGACGGTCAGAAAATGAATCTTTATGAGGGTCAGGAGATAAACGTAGATAATTTAGTAAAGGCATTGCTTGTTTACAGTGCAAATGATGCGGCTGAAGTTTTAGCCAGTAATTATGCAGGCGGTAGAGAAGCATTTGTAAATGACATGAATAGTAAAATCAAAGATCTCGGTCTAAGTGATACTATTTATACTAACCCAACGGGTATTGATGGAACTAGTCAAGTAACTTCTGCACACGATTTAATCGCGCTTTCTAAATATGCGCTTACAAATCCAAAGTTTGCCGAAATTGTTAACAAAGAAAATGTTCAAATATACAATGCAAACGGTGAACTTTTTCGGACGCTTCACACGACGAATGATTTGTTGGGAAAAGTAGAAGGTGTACAGGGTGTAAAGACCGGTTGGACCAAAAACGCTAGAGAAAATTTAGTAACTTATGTTGATAGAAAAGGAAGAAAAATATTAATTGCAGTTCTTGGAAGTCAAGATAGGTTTGGTGAAACAAAAGAATTGATTACATGGGTATATGATAATTATGAATGGGTCGAAGTGCCGGTTGTAGATGACGAACATTCACTTCAGTGA